A genomic region of Vespa crabro chromosome 19, iyVesCrab1.2, whole genome shotgun sequence contains the following coding sequences:
- the LOC124430794 gene encoding protein lethal(2)essential for life-like, which yields MELLFSCSKAYERDVQRKAGENLLRHFFLFKKKKYQTCESLQDKRSNHYFEVNCIKTRRRRRRKNKRIIMTPLLPLIFSAWWTDLDRPYKLMDQNFGLGLYPEELRIMDRFYPFPLPDRAISDLYYRPWANLFKLNDHGGISTINMDKHTFKVILDVHQFKPEEISVKVVNRYLVVEGKHEERRDEHGFISRQFVRRYLLPDQVDADKVSSYISTDGILTITAPIKENLEKKNDEKIKIEFINKPTIKSKNGEKEIIEGSNNREEITTQKGTTQTANTPQK from the coding sequence ATGGAACTTTTATTCAGTTGCAGCAAAGCATACGAGAGAGACGTGCAAAGAAAAGCGGGAGAAAACTTACTgcgacatttctttttatttaaaaaaaaaaaatatcaaacgtGTGAGAGTTTACAAGATAAACGAAGTAATCATTACTTTGAagtaaattgtataaaaacaagaagaagaagaaggagaaaaaataaaagaataattatgacGCCTTTACTACCATTAATATTCTCTGCTTGGTGGACAGATTTAGATCGGCCTTATAAGCTGATGGATCAGAATTTTGGATTAGGCTTGTATCCTGAAGAGCTTCGAATAATGGACAGATTTTATCCATTCCCTCTTCCTGATAGGGCTATTTCAGATCTGTATTACCGACCGTGGGCTAATCTCTTTAAATTGAATGACCATGGTGGTATCTCGACCATTAACATGGATAAGCATACCTTCAAGGTCATACTAGATGTACATCAATTCAAACCCGAAGAGATCAGTGTAAAGGTCGTTAATAGATACCTCGTTGTCGAGGGTAAACACGAAGAAAGGAGGGACGAACATGGTTTCATTTCGAGACAATTCGTCCGTAGATATTTGCTTCCTGATCAAGTAGATGCCGATAAAGTTTCCTCATATATATCGACCGATGGAATATTGACCATCACAGCACCTATAAAAGAGaatctggaaaaaaaaaatgacgaaaaaattaaaattgaatttatcaataaaccgacgataaaaagtaaaaacggTGAAAAGGAAATTATAGAGGGAAGTAATAATCGTGAGGAAATTACAACCCAAAAAGGTACTACCCAAACGGCAAACACTCcacagaaataa